One Sphingomonas sp. FARSPH DNA segment encodes these proteins:
- the argH gene encoding argininosuccinate lyase, whose protein sequence is MWGGRFAEGPAAVMREINASIPFDKRMWRQDIAGSKAHVAMLAAQGIVAAEDAAAIDAGLDRVAADYAANGVTEDLVLEDIHMQTEARLAEAIGPVAGRLHTARSRNDQVATDFRLWVRDAIDQTLVALDGFRTALLARAEQHAGDVMPGFTHLQSAQPVTLGHHLMAYVEMARRDVSRFRDARVRMNLCPLGSAALAGTGFPVDRHATAAALGFDGPTRNSLDAVSDRDFALDYLTAAVQCSLHLSRLAEEFVLWASQPFGFVALSDQWSTGSSIMPQKRNPDAAELVRGHAGRIMGCMTSLMVTMKGLPLAYSKDMQDDKPPVFECHDLLGLSIAAMTGMVESATFRTDRMRGLAESGFATATDFADWLVRAAGLPFREAHHVTGRAVKRAEELGVRLDQLPFAEFQAIDARVDESLYDVLSVDASVASRTSFGGTAPVNVRAAIAAARETM, encoded by the coding sequence ATGTGGGGCGGACGGTTCGCCGAAGGCCCGGCCGCGGTGATGCGCGAGATTAACGCATCGATCCCGTTCGACAAGCGCATGTGGCGCCAGGATATCGCCGGATCGAAGGCGCATGTCGCGATGCTCGCCGCGCAGGGCATCGTCGCCGCCGAGGATGCCGCCGCGATCGACGCCGGGCTCGACCGCGTTGCTGCGGATTATGCCGCGAACGGCGTCACCGAGGATCTCGTCCTCGAGGATATCCACATGCAGACGGAGGCGCGGCTGGCCGAGGCGATCGGCCCGGTCGCCGGCCGCCTGCACACCGCGCGCAGCCGCAACGACCAGGTCGCGACCGATTTCCGCCTGTGGGTGCGCGATGCGATCGACCAGACGCTGGTGGCGCTCGACGGCTTCCGCACCGCGTTGCTGGCCCGCGCGGAACAGCATGCCGGCGACGTGATGCCCGGCTTCACGCACCTGCAATCGGCGCAGCCGGTGACGCTGGGCCATCACCTGATGGCCTATGTCGAGATGGCGAGGCGCGACGTATCGCGCTTCCGCGACGCACGCGTCCGGATGAACCTCTGCCCGCTCGGCAGCGCGGCGCTTGCCGGCACCGGCTTCCCGGTCGACCGCCACGCCACCGCCGCGGCGCTCGGTTTCGACGGGCCGACGCGCAACAGCCTGGATGCGGTCAGCGACCGCGACTTCGCGCTCGATTACCTGACCGCCGCCGTCCAATGCTCGCTCCACCTGTCGCGCCTCGCCGAGGAATTCGTGCTGTGGGCGTCGCAGCCGTTCGGCTTCGTCGCGCTTTCCGACCAATGGTCGACGGGCAGCTCGATCATGCCGCAGAAGCGCAACCCCGACGCCGCCGAACTGGTGCGCGGCCATGCCGGGCGCATCATGGGCTGCATGACCAGCCTGATGGTGACGATGAAGGGCCTGCCGCTCGCCTATTCCAAGGACATGCAGGACGACAAGCCGCCGGTGTTCGAGTGCCACGACCTGCTCGGCCTGTCGATCGCGGCGATGACGGGGATGGTCGAAAGCGCGACCTTCCGCACCGACCGGATGCGCGGCCTTGCCGAAAGCGGTTTTGCCACCGCAACCGATTTCGCCGACTGGCTGGTGCGCGCGGCGGGGCTGCCGTTCCGCGAGGCGCATCACGTCACCGGCCGCGCGGTGAAGCGCGCCGAGGAGCTGGGCGTCCGGCTCGACCAGCTGCCCTTTGCCGAATTCCAGGCGATCGACGCGCGCGTCGACGAAAGCTTATACGACGTGCTGTCGGTCGACGCCTCCGTCGCCAGCCGCACCAGCTTCGGCGGGACCGCGCCCGTCAATGTGCGCGCCGCGATCGCCGCTGCGCGGGAGACGATGTGA
- a CDS encoding TlpA family protein disulfide reductase produces MSPSPFARVAMVGLLALAIAGCDRQSAGNAQGEAGKADAAGTANVAAPSPDEAAPATGQPAAAAIGLDRSHAGEAAPTAAFTGPDGKPTSLAAFRGKPVLVNLWATWCGPCVAELPTLGRLSASGAVRVAAISQDMQGTEKVPAFLKDHGGGALTPYIDAKMALSLGYGANLPMTILFDSTGREVWRWRGGNDWTGAAAAKLIAEAK; encoded by the coding sequence ATGTCCCCGTCACCTTTTGCGCGCGTCGCGATGGTTGGTCTCCTGGCGCTCGCCATCGCGGGTTGCGATAGGCAAAGCGCGGGGAACGCACAAGGCGAGGCGGGCAAAGCGGACGCGGCGGGCACGGCGAACGTCGCGGCCCCCTCCCCCGACGAAGCCGCGCCCGCCACGGGCCAGCCGGCCGCCGCGGCGATCGGGCTCGATCGCAGCCACGCGGGCGAGGCCGCGCCGACCGCCGCCTTCACCGGGCCGGACGGCAAGCCGACCAGCCTCGCCGCCTTCCGCGGCAAGCCGGTGCTGGTCAATTTGTGGGCGACCTGGTGCGGGCCGTGCGTCGCGGAGCTGCCGACGCTGGGCCGGCTTTCGGCATCGGGCGCGGTGCGCGTCGCGGCGATCAGTCAGGATATGCAGGGGACGGAGAAGGTCCCCGCCTTCCTCAAGGACCACGGCGGCGGCGCGCTGACGCCGTATATCGACGCCAAAATGGCGCTGTCACTCGGCTATGGCGCCAACCTGCCGATGACGATCCTGTTCGATTCGACGGGCAGGGAGGTGTGGCGCTGGCGCGGGGGCAACGACTGGACGGGCGCGGCGGCGGCCAAGCTGATCGCCGAGGCGAAATAG
- a CDS encoding helix-turn-helix domain-containing protein encodes MIDPSPLPRESMLARLSQRQVDCLRRVAELKKTEQIADELGISPSTVNTHIERAMTILGARSRREAARFVVAVDSGPPAPPPPLPMSEARAAADISAPEKHPTEFSRLSEPAADLPPASSAVPELPRRNRLDPLQRMGVALLSLILLCLAIAGLGAAIEQLSAWRSSLASTGTNHPGRV; translated from the coding sequence ATGATCGACCCGTCGCCCCTTCCCCGCGAATCGATGCTTGCCCGGCTGTCGCAGCGGCAGGTCGATTGTCTGCGGCGGGTCGCGGAGCTGAAGAAGACCGAGCAGATCGCCGACGAGCTCGGCATCTCGCCCAGCACCGTCAACACCCATATCGAACGCGCGATGACCATCCTCGGCGCGCGCAGTCGCCGCGAGGCGGCGCGGTTCGTCGTCGCCGTGGATTCCGGCCCGCCGGCCCCGCCGCCCCCGCTGCCTATGTCGGAAGCCCGTGCGGCCGCGGACATATCGGCTCCCGAGAAACACCCTACCGAATTTTCGCGACTGTCCGAACCGGCGGCGGACCTGCCACCAGCGTCATCGGCGGTACCGGAGCTGCCGAGGCGCAACCGCCTCGATCCGCTCCAACGGATGGGCGTGGCGCTCCTTTCGCTCATCCTCCTGTGCCTGGCGATCGCCGGGCTCGGGGCCGCCATCGAACAGCTGAGCGCGTGGCGATCAAGCCTCGCGTCGACAGGGACCAACCACCCGGGCCGCGTCTGA
- a CDS encoding isochorismatase family protein, giving the protein MPTLDPRTTALILIDLQAGIVPGDKGPRSSADVVATATALADRFRGAGAPVVLVHVDFGPGDMPSLNVDAPRLPKDGTPPGFADFVDGVRQPGDIVVLKHHWGAFTGTDLDLQLRRRGVKTLVVAGIATNFGVESTVRSAWELSYDVVVIEDACTSRSAELHDFAIRHILPQIARVVASDSIALA; this is encoded by the coding sequence ATGCCGACGCTCGATCCCCGTACCACCGCGCTCATCCTCATCGACCTGCAGGCGGGGATCGTCCCCGGCGACAAGGGGCCGCGGTCGAGCGCGGACGTCGTGGCGACCGCCACCGCGCTCGCCGACCGCTTCCGCGGCGCGGGCGCGCCCGTCGTGCTGGTCCATGTCGATTTCGGGCCCGGCGACATGCCCAGCCTGAACGTCGACGCGCCGCGCCTGCCGAAGGACGGCACGCCGCCGGGCTTCGCCGATTTCGTCGATGGCGTGCGCCAGCCCGGCGACATCGTCGTGCTGAAGCACCATTGGGGTGCGTTCACCGGCACCGATCTAGACCTGCAGCTGCGCCGCCGCGGCGTGAAGACGCTGGTCGTCGCCGGCATTGCGACCAATTTCGGCGTCGAATCGACCGTGCGCAGCGCGTGGGAGCTGTCCTACGATGTCGTCGTCATCGAGGATGCCTGCACCTCGCGTTCCGCCGAGCTGCACGATTTCGCGATCCGCCACATCCTGCCGCAGATTGCGCGCGTCGTCGCCAGCGATTCGATCGCCTTGGCCTGA